Proteins from a genomic interval of Gemmatimonadales bacterium:
- a CDS encoding DUF481 domain-containing protein codes for MSCFRLSHVPAALVLVLLAMPTRGEAQAADSAPPPLKGSLDLGLVAASGNTDLTTFSFGEKLEYVAGKWTVAQGARMVYGQTNSVESANEYAVYVQPDYQLSARWKGYVIGSWDRNTFIGISQRFQEGAGLSFEAIAGPKHHLVLDGGFSFFQQDFTSGVTSSFPTARGQVAYKYDFTPKAYIKNTFVYLPNLEDGADYRINNELALVAPVAGPIALKASYVLQYQNAPQPGFGTTDNLYTTGLQVTF; via the coding sequence ATGTCTTGCTTTCGTCTGTCACACGTCCCAGCTGCCCTTGTCCTGGTCCTCCTGGCCATGCCCACCCGCGGAGAGGCACAGGCAGCGGACTCCGCCCCCCCACCGCTCAAGGGGTCCCTCGACCTCGGCCTGGTCGCCGCCTCGGGTAACACCGACCTGACGACCTTCAGCTTCGGCGAGAAGCTCGAATACGTGGCAGGCAAGTGGACGGTCGCCCAGGGCGCCAGGATGGTCTACGGACAGACCAACAGCGTGGAGAGCGCCAATGAATATGCCGTCTATGTCCAGCCGGACTACCAGCTCTCGGCCCGGTGGAAGGGGTACGTGATCGGCAGCTGGGACCGCAACACCTTCATCGGTATCTCACAGCGGTTCCAGGAGGGCGCTGGCCTCTCGTTCGAGGCGATCGCCGGGCCGAAGCATCACCTGGTGCTGGACGGGGGTTTCTCGTTCTTCCAGCAGGACTTCACCAGCGGCGTCACATCGAGCTTCCCGACGGCGCGGGGACAGGTGGCGTACAAGTACGACTTCACGCCGAAGGCCTACATCAAGAACACCTTCGTCTATCTGCCAAACCTCGAAGATGGCGCGGACTACCGCATCAACAACGAGCTGGCGCTGGTGGCGCCGGTGGCTGGCCCGATCGCCCTGAAGGCCTCCTACGTCCTGCAGTACCAGAACGCGCCCCAGCCGGGCTTCGGGACCACCGACAACCTCTACACCACCGGCCTGCAGGTCACGTTCTGA
- the mscL gene encoding large conductance mechanosensitive channel protein MscL → MLQDFKKFLMRGNVVDLAVGVIIGAAFGKIVGSLVDDIIMPVLGLALGRIDFSNLYFVLKPGTDGLTSYPSLAAAKDAGAATLNYGQFISVVITFLIVAAAIFVIVRLVNRFDAKAAPPPPNTKECPQCRMTVPLAATKCGHCTSAIAA, encoded by the coding sequence ATGCTGCAAGACTTCAAGAAGTTCCTGATGCGGGGCAACGTCGTGGACCTGGCAGTCGGTGTGATCATCGGCGCCGCGTTCGGGAAGATCGTCGGCTCGCTGGTCGATGACATCATCATGCCGGTGCTCGGGCTGGCGCTCGGTCGGATCGATTTCTCGAACCTGTACTTTGTCCTGAAGCCCGGGACCGACGGCCTGACCAGTTATCCCTCCCTCGCCGCGGCCAAGGACGCCGGTGCCGCCACGCTGAACTACGGCCAGTTCATCAGCGTCGTCATCACCTTCCTGATCGTGGCCGCAGCCATCTTCGTGATTGTGCGCCTGGTCAATCGGTTCGACGCCAAGGCTGCCCCGCCGCCCCCCAACACGAAGGAATGTCCGCAGTGCCGCATGACAGTTCCGCTGGCAGCCACCAAGTGCGGCCACTGTACGTCAGCCATCGCCGCCTGA